GCCGCCGGCGGCGAGCTGACGCGCTTCGCGGACGTGCACGCCGCCAACGAGGTCACCCGGCGCGGGCGCGAGACGCTGGCGCTGATGTGCCGCGAGCTGGCCGCGCGCGGCGTCACCCTGCTCGAGGCCGACACCGACGGCGTGTACTTCGCCGTCCCCGAGCGCTGGAGCGAGGCCGACGAGCGGCGTGTCGTGGCCGAGGTGGCCGCGCTGCTGCCGCCCCTCGTGCAGCTCGAGCTCGACGGCCGCTACGCGGCGAT
The sequence above is drawn from the Longimicrobium sp. genome and encodes:
- a CDS encoding DNA polymerase domain-containing protein, which gives rise to MKADVASLYPSLMRAFRIGPARDHLGALLALVDRLVERRLAEKAAGRAAPPGSAERHTHEATSAAMKLVVNSAYGYLAAGGELTRFADVHAANEVTRRGRETLALMCRELAARGVTLLEADTDGVYFAVPERWSEADERRVVAEVAALLPPLVQLELDGRYAA